In Hemiscyllium ocellatum isolate sHemOce1 chromosome 38, sHemOce1.pat.X.cur, whole genome shotgun sequence, the genomic window CTTCAGCAAATGTTTATAGGCAGCAGAGAGGCCCAATGTATTATTATGGAAGATAAAGGAATAAATGGTGTAAACACAATCTCCAAATAACCCATTGGCACAGGAGAAAGGTTGTAAAAAGAGAGGTCATGACAAGAGAAGGATAAACAATTGAAACTTAGGTGTAGATGTAGATGAGGTgagcaaattcttgcacccaaaGATCAAGGGAATAGTGACAAACACAGAAGAAAAAATACAGAGTAAAGATGTGGTTGTCCCCTAGTTGTTTGGAGAATCTAATCAAGTTTAATTTAATGGCCTCCTGAAGTTGTAACATGGTTGAATTTCATCCTCATCAGTGAAAATCAAATAGATATTTCTATTAAGGAAGGATAATTATCAATATAAAGTGGTTAGAGTGGAAACAGTAAATATTTATTTAAAGATGAAAGTTTAGTTTAAATCCACTTGCAACATGTAAACAGCAGCTGATAAACTGCGGGTGCATATCAGAGGGACTGTAGTATGAACTCAGGCTGAAGTGAGAGAGGGGTTGTGGTCAATTTGTCAACTCTGTTACAGTAACTTTACATTAGGGTTGGTTTTGAGGACTATATAACAATTAGTAgaaaataatatccttcctaaactgCCATACTAAAGTAAGCACAATATTTTGGAAGGGTTCTTAAGTGAGCCTTTGGTAAATAATGTGGGTCAGCTGATAAATGGCAGGGAGGTAGTAAAATGTCCGAAGCATTTTCTGAAGATGCCAAATACAAAACATGGAGGTATCTGGTAGACCTCATGAGATTATGAGATGACCAATGGCTGTACATAGAGTTATCCATCATTGATTGTGTGGTTACTAGATTGGAGGGATGTGGCCAACTATGATATCAATGTTGCATATAATTATTATTACGTGAAAAGTTTAAAATATTGCACTTTGCCAGAGAACTTGTGACTGACCTTCTGATTTGAACTGTGATTAAGAGGGTGACTGGGCCTCAGATTTGGGGTGGTCTCTGAATGTGGTAATAAAGTTCTGAATGAAGGTCGCTTGTGCTAAGCGACACAGGGCTGAAAACACCTCTTTGATTTTTCTTCCTACAACAATTGTCTAGCAATGATACCATTCGGCCATCTCCTCCCAAGAAAAGGCACTAAAACGGAAGGGGCAATGAAGGATCGTCACAATGTAGATATTGCAAATGATGGCCACATTGAAGTTAGAAAAGATAAGCAAGCCAGCTCAGATACACTCACTGACATCTTCTCACACCAAATCGCTCAGACTCACCTATTTTCCATTATCCCTCTGGTCTCTGCTCTACAAACTCAATCCCCCACACGCAACTCCCCGCCAACCTACTAACCAAGACTAAAGCGAAATGGTGAAAACACTTGCTCCGATTTCTTTCTCCATTTCCCATCTGGCGTTTGCCTCCTCGGATGCAGCTTCCTGATAGGAAACATTGGAAACGGAAAAGAATCCTGTCCCAGCGTTCAGGCTCCATGTGTGACAGTGACATTAAGGTGCACAGCTCTGAGTTAATAGAACCCAGAGTGAGATTGAAGTTCCCCAACACCGCGTGTGCACAGAGCAAACAATTTCTGTACATCTCGCACCTCCCTTTATCGCAGTCAATCCCATACACAGAGCAATAGAACATGCAGCTTACCAAGTACATGCAGGGTGAGGGTCGCTGAGGTTTGGTCGCCCACTTCAGGAACCATGGTAACAGTGTACTCCCCACTGTCTGAAAACATCACGGACTTCAGCAGGAGCGATCCATTTGGTGCTAAAATCTCAGCACGCGACCCATATTCACGACTTATCGAAGCAGATGAACGGAGCCATATCCCAATGCTTTTCCCTTGGAATTCCCAGTTCCCACTCCTCACTGCAGCTGATGGTTTCACTGAAAAGTTTGCTGTTTCTCCAACAGtcacattaattctgtttttggtCCGGATCACGAATGGCTCAGCTGGAAAAATCAACATCATTAGGGAAGTTACAAACAGAAACTCTCCAGGATACATATTTCTCTAAAATGCTATACATCGCTCTGACCTTTTCTAACAATCGTTTCTGGTCTTGTTTCTCTAAGTTCCCAAATAGTTATTATACTGTGTTAGCATTCCTGCCTCCGACCCTGGGCTCCGAGGTACAACGCTTACCTTCTCGGGAGTTTCTAATGGGTTCCCTGCAAAGGTGAAGTCGGAAAATATGGAGAATATTAAGTAAGAGGAAGTGTATCTCACCTACTGCCATTAATAAGCAAATAGAGAAGGTGGTAAGTGGCAGTTTGGCCATCCCGAGTGCACTCCCCCGTCCCTCCCCACCCAACAACCCCTCCAGTCTCTGTTACATTGACAGACGGATCCTCTCCTCCTGGTGCAGATCGTCGAAGATAGTTTCAAAAGATGCAATGCTAGCTGCTCCGAATTCTGGTCatctgacaggaaacaaattgcaCAAAGTACAGGGAGAGGTTAATAATCAGGAACAAACGCTTGCAGCAGAATCAGGTTACTGCTCGTTCAGaaatcaaaatgttgcagtcatGTTATCATGATGCCTATTAATCCCTCAGGCAGGACGGTTTGGGTTTAATGTCCATGTTCGCTGCTTGGGCCTGGTCTTTCTGGATGGTCCTTAGATCCATTCACAGTTCCTCAGGGAATGCAGTAGGCCTGCCCCCGCCTGCAGCTGGATCCACGCAGCTCCAGTGTTTGTTCTGAAGCAGGACAAAGAGCATTCATATGctaaccatcctctgtgtaaaaaagttgcctctgaggTTCGCTTTTATTTTTTCACCTCAAACTGATGTCCAGTCCCTGTCCttgagaaaaagactgagtgcattcaccctatccatgcctctcatgatcataTACACTTCCGTAACTTACACTCCTCGGTCTCCTATGATCGAAAGAAAAGATttttagcttgtccaacctctccctataactcagattgtTAAgtcctggcaagatccttgtaaatttcttatgtAACCTTTGCGATTAAATAACATCCTTCATTAAACTAGGCGatcaaacctgaacacaatattctgagTACAGCCTCACCTACATCCTATACAACTGCACAATATCTTCCCAACTGCCTGACTGATGAGGcctgtgccaaaagccttcctcattgccctgtctacttgtgactccccCTTCCGgaaaccatgcacctgaactgcaaggtccctctgttccacaacccTCCTTCAAGCTCCATCATTCACCATGcaattcctatcttgatttgagtttccaaattGCAAGACCTTACAATTCTTTGTATTCAACTCCACTTCCCATTTCTCAGCACACTTCCTCAGCTGACCAATGTTATGATGCAATTTCTGATAgcctttctcactgtccacgataccgccGATTtcagtttcatctgcaaacttacgaatcatgccttgtacattctcatccaaatcattgatatagacaaCAAACACAATCACAGGCCTGCAATCAAACATCCTTCTACTATTCCACTCTGCTTCCTCCCATCAAGACAATTGCgtttccaatttgccagctctgtCGATTGTGAATGGTATTGAACATTGACCAAACCTTATCCTTATGAttcagggaaggtcattgatgaaggagttGAAAGTCGATAGCCATAGGATATtagcctgaggaattcctgcagagatgtactggagctgagatgacaaaCCTAAAGTAATcataatcattttccaatgtgcCAGATATCAATCCAAACAGCAAAGATTCTCATTCACTCCAGTTTTACCGGGAATCCTTGATTCCACATCTTGTCAAATACAGCCTTCCTCCTGAAGGAAAGTCACCCTCACCCCTTTATTACCTTTTGTCACAATCTGAATGTTCTGCTTTCGGAAGGCAATTTACACAACACTATTAATTCAGTTCCAACAACAGCAGAAatatctggaatataaaacttGTATCTGTGATGAACTCTACTTTTCAGAAGAAAATGCAAAGCCATTCTGCGAAATGTTTACTTTTGCTCATTTGTATATGATTATGCTCCTATGAGACGGTTCACAGAGATGACAATGTTGTGGGGTTTCTGCAGGGCAGCTGGTAGGGTACAGGAGCACAGGAATATGGCTCCTTTAATCACTGAAGTACAATACTGCAAAAAAAAGGGTAAGAATGGATTTTTGAATCATTATGTTCTAACAGTTCTTTCAGAAAAACAGAGCAATATGTCGAACATGGCAGTGAAACTAaaagctgtttccatgctgcatgttTGTTCCAAATCACAGAAAGGTGAGAGCGAGGAAAAATATTAGAACACTTGGCCTCTCATCCATATTGCAGTTCCTTCAAAAGGCTTTGAAAGGTAGTCCTATCAATATAAATTTGATCCCCTTTCAGTACTTATCCATACGTACTTAAGTGATGTCCTAATGCTATTTCTCACAACAAATGGGTCAGATTTTAGAAAAGTTATGGTGGCATCGCTATATATGAACGTTGCCAAACACTGAGGTACCCTAGGTTTATTTCTGTATGTCTGTGCAGAACTGAAGCTGTCACCTTACACGTTTACACCTTAATGGCTGAAATGTCGTCAACCAGAAGGAAGTTTGAGTGTTGCAATTGTGTGCAGAAGTGTTCAAGTCTTATTTCTCTGCAGTAGCTGCCCGAGACTATATACTGAAATATTGAACTTGTCCTTTAATATTTTAGAAATAATTTGAAGAATGTGAATGGTTCAAATAAATGAAAACCCACAGATATATCACCTTGTCCTGCAGGATTTCTTCATGTGCAAGAGAAAGTGTGATTGCATTTTCAGCACTGTTAAGTTTCATTGCAAGCAATTATATGTGGACAGTCGTGGCTTTAAGATCAAGGATAATGCCAGTCAATTATGAAGCAGAAGTGTTCATTTGCTTGCACCCTCTCTGCGTAAACAGCAACGGAAGCAAAACAAATGATTTGATTGAATCTTGTTTTTGAAATGGTGCCAACGTTTGAATGGGAGTTAGCAATGAATGGACGCATgatgaaatggaagatataggaaTTCCAGAAAGAGACCTGTTTGAGGAGAATGATAGAAGCAGAAGAGTCTCCACACTGTAAGATACAATGACACTGGCTGATATAAAGTTACAACACTGAATAAATGTACTGACTGATGTCATTTAGGCAATAAAATGTGGGGTCATTAATCTGGCAAGCCATTGAGTTCAAGGGTGAATTATGGATGTAAAAGGCCCACTCAGACACGATCTTAAAGCTATTCCACATaccacatacgcacacacacacacatcacctgCACCAATCACCAAGACTAAGCTTCTCTGTTCCCTTTAATACATAAGTCGTGGTCTGAGCAAAATTTGCTGATGTTCTGATGGATTTAATGTGATCTTGTAAAATTTGCATTTTCCTCTCTGACGACATAGCTATGCAAGTCCATTGTTGTGAAAAGTAGTTGCAACTGCTCAAATACAACCAGTGAAATTCCAGACCGTTTCTAAATAGTTAACTTAGAAAGCTGAGTTTTAAATAGTCTACCAGATAAAGGGAACCTAAAATTTGCAAAGGAAGTTCTTTCACACTTGCTTTAATCTTGTGGGATTGGGCAGTTGAAAGAGGAAGGAGAGAATGAGGAACTATATGTGTCCAAAAGTGACCAAGCAAGAGAACAAATACAAACACTTGAACCAATCCATGGTAAAAAGCACATGCAATTCTCCTTCTCAAGACATTTTTTCATGCCATGCACCTATAACCGCATGAGTTATAGTTCTGGATACTTGCAGAGTGATTTAGGGTTGGCAAGATTCAAGGGATAATAGGAAAGGACAGGGAAAGAGGCTCAAGAGGGGAAAGAAATGGACAGACTCATTGAGTGGGCATGCCTCTCTATTTGTCACCCATTCctgattttctttgaagtaagAACTTCCGATCGGAGACTATTTGGCAATTACAAAATGAATCTTGTTGTTCCAGACCTTGAGTTACACAACCCATTGCCACACTGAAACCTCACAAAGTTGTTAATCTTCCCAAGTAAATACACAACAAGCATATATCTGGTTTCTTTGACTACAGTATTAaatccaggtaaaaacaatgactgcagatgctggaaaccagattctggatcagtggtgctggaagagcacagcagttcaggcagcatccaaagtgcagtgaaatcggcgtttcgggcaaaagcccttcatcaggaataaaggcagtgagctggaagcatggagagataagctagagcagggtggggtgaggagagagtagcatagagtacaatgggtgagtgggggaggggatgaaggtgataggtcagagaggagagggtggagtggataggtggaaaatgagctaggcaggtcggacaattccagacaagtcatggggatggtgctgagctggaagttgggaactagggtgaggtgggggaaggggaaatgaggaaactgtggaagtctacattgatgccctggggttgaagtgttacgaggcggaagatgaggcattcttcctccaggcgtctggtagtgagggagcggcggtgaaggaggcccaggacctccatgtcctcggcagagtgggagggggagttgaaatgttgggccatgggacagtgtggttgattggtgcgggtgtctcggagatgttacctaaagcactctgctaggaggcgcccagtctccccattgtggaggagaccgcagcgggagcaacggatacaataaattatattagtggatgtgcaggtaaaactttgatggatgtggaaggctcctttagggccttggatagaggtgagggaggaggtatgggcacaggttttacagttcctgcggtggcaggggaaagtgccaggatgggagggtgggttgtagcggggggggcgtggacctgaccaggtagtcagggagggaacggtctttgcggaaggcggaaaggggtggggagggaaatatatccctggtggtggggtctttttggaggtggtggaaatgtcggcggatgatttggtttaagcgaaggttggtaggatggaaggtgagcaccatgggtgttctgtccttgttacggttggaggggtggggtctgagggcggaggtgcgggatgtggacgagatgcgttggagggcttCTTTAACCacgggggaagggaaattgcggtctccaaagaaggagaccatctggtgtgttctatggtggaactggtcctcctgggagcagatctcttgcaaaaatgccatcccgtattcccaattcccctGCATCCGCCGTATCTGCACCCAGGAGGACACGATATGtccactcccctgctcctcggatgctgcctgacttgctgtgcttttccagcaccacacctttcgatCAAAATAACTAAGTACACAATGGCAGAAATGAGCAAAGAGGAAAGTTGAAAAGGTTTTGAGATGGGATTGTGGAACAAGACTAGTACTATCATCAAGAATACTGTAAATAGGTACCAGGAATGTTGACAGAGACAGTGACAATCACAGCCCATAAACAGATACATGACAAAACTAAATATAATTCAATTTCCACAGTGTTCCCTGAGGTAAGTGATTTTGAACTACATTTAATATTGGCTGAACTGTATAAATAGTGTGCTATTTCGGCTGGAATATACGGTGATATGGTTGTGGATTGGGTGGGAGATGCACGTGTAGTGCTTGCAAAAAAAGTGTTGGATTAGTACGGCAGTGGCTATTTTCACTGGGAGGATGGGATTTCAGCTCGAGTTCCATCACAAACCAAATACAAATTACATCTTCACCTAGTCAAACACCTTACTCAAAAATAATCAAGAAGGTTATGGAATTCTGTTTGAATGTTACTAGTTGTGCTCATCCAACATGGTGTCATCCGGCAAATTCTGATATTACATCGGCAAAGTCACCACTGATCTCTTGTTATAAACATCGGACAGATGATGAATTTTTACTTCAGGTGTGTCAGGCCTGCAGTAAGATGGGAGGTTAAGGCGGTggatcttcatggtaacctcaatgGATACAGGTATTGAACCTGCAAGCTGGGAGCACTCACTATCACAAATTAGCTATGCAGCCAACTGAGCTGCAGCTAACAGGAAAGCTGTAGGAAAATAATGGTCAAATTTCAGTCGCCCTCAACAAAAATCGTAGGTTTCCCCAACAGTATTAATTGTACAGAGGAGAGGAATTGctttggaatttttttaaaaatgcttactTTGTGAACTTGAATGTTACTTCGGTTACGATATGACTGTTTAAATATTGCATCATGACTAATGATGGattttcttgtttctttttcttgCTTTTCAGCAATAGAGGAATTCTAGTACAGGAAAAAGATGAAAGCAATGTGCTCAATAATTGTGAACACTGACGTCAGGGAAGATGTTGCATAATGGAGACCCTGAGGGGTTTTCTTCTCTATGGATAGACTCCACCATCCTGTCAGTTTGAAAATGCTGAGACATTATCACTTCTGACTAAATATGCATGAATCACCATCTGGTCTGGTGTATGCAACTTCCGATCCATTTCTTGCCATTCTGGGCATCCCAGATAATTTGTAACCTTGAGAATTGTGTGGTATTATCTCATTATACTTGCTTCGTGTCTGCTGTGTTTAATTAAAATGTGGCCATTCTCTACTACAATGATTTAATTTGTATACTTTTTCAACGGTCCTCCAAAAAATAAATTTCAGTCCCAAATAAATAATGATTCAGGTGAGTAGTGTTTCATTGTATTTTTGAATATTGATGTCTCCTGCAAGCAGATATTGATCCAGCGTCCTTTTGTAGGGAGGTGAGGCAGAATCTCACCATTATTGCAAGTTTGGCGAGTGGATGTGGTTTATCAAAGGGTGTTGTCGTGTTTTCCATTCTAATGCTTGACTTCTGTCCATTGTAAAACAAACATTTAAATTAAACCAAAATAATATTGTAACTAGCACACAGTTTTTCAGTAGTACATAGTGGTACATTAGCTTTATACATCAATCAAAGCTTTTCAccgtgcctcggtacatgtgacaataaatatatACAATTCAATCATGTTTATCATtcatattattttaaaatgacacTATGCAATCCTTTGATGGACTGCAGCTAGGATATTTACATTCCTTCTCCCTGTTTCGATTATGTGCTTTGCCTCACTTGTCTggcttctttctctgtctctcactacTGCCTGACGCTTTTGAACAAAAGAGGGAGTCATATTGAGTACATTGATAAAGCAAAGTGAATTAGTCAAGGTGATGTACACTGTTCATCCAGAGCCCTTGTTTCAAATCCCACAAATGATAGATGGCAGAAttagaattcaataataatcaggAAATGACAAagtaatgatgactgtgaaaatATTACCAGTCATCAGGGGTAAATAAGACATCATGTTCACttttggaaagaaaatctgccatctttatccaTGATTTGCATGGGATTTTTTTCCAGGCTCTCAACAATATGGGCTAtcattcactgccctctggggcattagggatgggcaatgaaagaTAATCCAGCAAGagatacccacattccatgaattacTGGAATGGCTTTTGATGAAAGATGTTGTGCAGTAATATTATGCCCTGCCCCTGAGATTTCTGCTTCTTATTTGGTCTACTTCGTAATTACTTTGAATTCAATGACTAAAGGATGGAGTAACACAGTTCTTTCTTCCTTTCATTGGTGTTTCTGAGGTAGGTGTTCCCTATCCATGAAAATTGTTACAATCACAGTTCAAAACCACTCTACTATGCATACTTTTACACTGTACTGCCTGCCTTGTATAATTCTTGGCAATGATTGTTAGAATGATGTTTGTATAATATTATAAATATAGACAAAGTGTACTCAATGATTTGGTCCAAGTTAATAATGCTGTATCTCTCCATTCTTTGTATCTCTCCATTTTCAAGTCCCCCCTCACTTATCATCAACCCCTCCCTGTTTCCCTTAACCTTTCAAATCTGACAATCTCAGCATCTCCAATCCCTCATCATCTTTCCATCTCCaacctttcactctctctctatccctccaccTCCAATTTCTCATTCCCTGTATATCATCTCCATACCCTAGTAATGTACATTAATATCTCCAACCTGAAAATGTGTCTCCTTTTCTTCAGTCTTTATACCTGTCTATCTCCAAATCCACATTCATTCTATTTTTTTACCTCCACTTCCTCAACCTTTCCATCGCACCTTCTCTCGGATTCTCACGTGTTTCCTATCCTTGTTATAGTGATGAAAACAAGATTGGAAGGAATCCAAAATGGCACAATCATAAATTGACCCTAATGGGGGAGCCAATGAGACAAGCTGATTCCTATATTCAATCAGCATAGGTTCCTGACAAACaaatgaagaatttcttcagaggCAAGAATTCTAATTGCACATcctacaggcagcacagtggctcagtggttagcactgctgcctcacagcactagggacctcgattcaattcccacctcgggcaactgtctgtgtggagtttacacattctccctatgtctgtgtaggtttgcttcggtttcctcccagagtccaaatatgtgcaagttaggtgaattggccatgctaaattgcccgaaatgttaggtgctttagtcaggggtaaatgtagggggagtGGGTTGCTCtctggagagtcggtgtggacttgttgggccgaagagactgtttccacactgtcaggaatcaAATCTAATGTCCAATAACACAGAGGAAGCAGAACATTTCAAAATGTGGCACAATTACTCAGTCACTGTTACTCAACTAAGGAAACATATACAATTATATTGGAACCAACATTGTAAATCTTATTATAATATTGACCAAGTCACTGGCTACAAAGCAAAAACAGGCAAGCCAaagattggaagaatgttgtgaaacttgaaagtgttcagaaaagatttacaaggatattgctggggttggagggtttgagctatagggagaggctgaataggctagggctgttttccctggagtattggaggctgaggggtaaccttacagaggtttataaaatca contains:
- the LOC132833944 gene encoding uncharacterized protein LOC132833944 isoform X1, yielding MAKLPLTTFSICLLMAVAEPFVIRTKNRINVTVGETANFSVKPSAAVRSGNWEFQGKSIGIWLRSSASISREYGSRAEILAPNGSLLLKSVMFSDSGEYTVTMVPEVGDQTSATLTLHVLDHKTNVGVTVGIVIASLVFLGFVGGISVWLIKIKSHRMKSATQEQHTISRECDHVAPFDKKSSTIYENIPREQKEHFLIHSWILAALVSFYSVSCGYFTLLLLLNITNRRS
- the LOC132833944 gene encoding uncharacterized protein LOC132833944 isoform X2, which produces MAKLPLTTFSICLLMAVAEPFVIRTKNRINVTVGETANFSVKPSAAVRSGNWEFQGKSIGIWLRSSASISREYGSRAEILAPNGSLLLKSVMFSDSGEYTVTMVPEVGDQTSATLTLHVLDHKTNVGVTVGIVIASLVFLGFVGGISVWLIKIKSHRMKSATQEQHTISRECDHVAPFDKKSSTIYENIPREQKEKAMKPSDENVYTGLQMQDRSVYSELKRNVE